Proteins co-encoded in one Lynx canadensis isolate LIC74 chromosome C1, mLynCan4.pri.v2, whole genome shotgun sequence genomic window:
- the DISP3 gene encoding protein dispatched homolog 3, protein MDSEDDPLLQDVWLEEEQEEEEATGEAFRRAQKPGPRAGKGGQCCWRRWTLPSRPPASGFWSTLGWAFTNPCCAGLVLFLGCSIPMALSAFMFLYYPPLDIDISYNAFEIRNHEASQRFDALALALKSQFGSWGRNRRDLADFTSETLQRLISEQLQQLHLGNRSRPVTRPPRAVFAAPRRGPGISPDTSADQKPAANRSGRLRREAPTLVDLAANQSEGPTNQGMQKNGRCQPSTPPRAVAAANQSRARRGASRWDYSRSYVSANTQTHAHWRIELIFLARGDAERNIFTSERLVTIHEIERKIMDHPGFREFCWKPHEVLKDLPLGSYSYCSPPSSLMTYFFPTERGGKIYYDGMGQDLADIRGSLELAMTHPEFYWYVDEGLSAENLKSSLLRSEILFGAPLPNYYSVDDRWEEQRAKFQSFVVTYVAMLAKQSTSKVQVLYGGTDLFDYEVRRTFNNDMLLAFISSSCIAALVYILTSCSVFLSFFGIASIGLSCLVALFLYHVVFGIQYLGILNGVAAFVIVGIGVDDVFVFINTYRQATHLEDPQLRMIHTIQTAGKATFFTSLTTAAAYAANVFSQIPAVHDFGLFMSLIVSCCWLAVLFTMPAALGIWSLYMAPLESACQTSCHQKCGRKSSLHLPGDVFAAPERAGGSPTQGPMPYLDDDIPLLNVEEEPVSLELGDVSLVSVPPESLQPAPDRGSRGQLIAQLQELLYHWALWSAVKSRWVIVGLFVSVLILSLVFASRLRPASRAPLLFRPDTNIQVLLDLKYNLSAEGISCITCSGLFQEKPHSLQNNIRTSLEKKKRGSGVSWASRPEATPQDSPGTVYVSKVKSKGHPAVYRFSLNASLPAPWQIVSPGDGEVPSFQVYRAPLGNFTKKLTACMSTVGLLQAASPSRKWMVTTLACDAKRGWKFDFSFYAAAKEQQHTRKVYFAQSHKPPFHGRVCAAPPGCLLSSSPDGPTKGFFYVPSEKVPKARLSATFGFNPCVNTGCGKPAVRPLVDTGAMVFVVFGIIGINRTRQVDNHVIGDPGSVIYDSSFDLFKEIGHLCRLCKAIAGNSELVKPGGAQCLPSGYSTSSVLQMLHPECKELPEPNLLPGQLSHGAVGVKEGRVQWISMAFESTTYKGKSSFQTYSDYLRWESFLQQQLQTFPEGSALRRGFQTCEHWKQIFMEIIGVQSALYGLALSLLICVAAVAVFTTHVLLLLPVLLSILGIVCLVVTIMYWSGWEMGAVEAISLSILVGSSVDYCVHLVEGYLLAGENLPPHQAEDAHSQRQWRTLEAVRHVGVAIVSSALTTVIATVPLFFCIIAPFAKFGKIVALNTGVSILYTLTVSTALLGIMAPGSFTRTRTSFLKALGAVLLAGALGLAACLMLLRSGYKIPLPTGTSL, encoded by the exons ATGGACTCGGAGGATGACCCCTTGCTGCAAGACGTGTGGCtagaggaggagcaggaagaggaggaagcaacCGGTGAGGCCTTTAGGAGGGCCCAGAAGCCAGGGCCCCGAGCTGGGAAAGGAGGGCAGTGTTGCTGGAGGCGTTGGACCTTGCCTTCCCGGCCGCCCGCCTCGGGCTTCTGGAGCACCCTGGGCTGGGCTTTCACAAATCCCTGCTGTGCAGGGCTGGTGCTCTTCCTGGGCTGCAGCATCCCCATGGCCCTGTCGGCCTTCATGTTCCTCTACTACCCGCCGCTGGACATTGACATCTCCTACAACGCCTTTGAGATCCGCAACCATGAGGCCTCCCAGCGTTTTGATGCCCTCGCGCTGGCGCTTAAGTCCCAGTTTGGGTCCTGGGGGCGCAACCGGCGCGACTTGGCTGACTTCACTTCTGAGACACTCCAGCGTCTTATCTCAGAGCAGCTGCAGCAGCTGCATCTGGGCAACCGCTCTCGACCAGTCACCAGGCCCCCACGGGCAGTCTTTGCGGCCCCAAGGCGTGGCCCAGGCATATCCCCTGACACTTCCGCAGACCAGAAACCAGCAGCCAATCGGAGTGGGCGTCTTCGGCGGGAGGCCCCAACCCTGGTGGATCTGGCAGCCAACCAGAGTGAAGGCCCCACGAACCAGGGGATGCAGAAGAATGGACGGTGCCAACCCAGCACCCCGCCCCGTGCTGTGGCTGCGGCCAATCAGAGCCGAGCCCGCAGGGGTGCCTCGCGCTGGGACTACTCCCGTTCTTATGTGAGCGCCAACACCCAGACGCATGCGCACTGGCGCATTGAGCTCATTTTCCTGGCCCGTGGCGACGCAGAGCGCAACATTTTCACCAGTGAGCGGCTGGTCACAATCCACGAGATTGAGCGCAAGATCATGGACCACCCGGGCTTCCGGGAGTTCTGCTGGAAACCCCATGAGGTGCTCAAGGACCTTCCACTAGGGTCCTACTCCTACTGCTCCCCACCCAGCTCGCTCATGACCTATTTCTTCCCCACTGAGAGAGGCGGCAAGATCTACTATGATGGCATGGGCCAGGACCTGGCCGACATCCGGG gCTCCCTAGAGCTGGCCATGACTCACCCCGAGTTCTACTGGTATGTGGACGAGGGCCTCTCCGCAGAAAACCTCAAGAGCTCCCTACTGCGCAGCGAGATCCTCTTTGGAGCACCCCTGCCCAACTACTACTCAGTGGACGATCGTTGGGAGGAGCAGCGGGCCAAGTTTCAGAGCTTTGTGGTCACCTACGTGGCCATGCTGGCCAAGCAGTCTACTAG cAAAGTCCAGGTTCTGTATGGGGGGACAGACCTCTTTGATTACGAGGTGCGCAGAACCTTCAACAATGACATGCTCCTGGCCTTCATCAGCAGCAGTTGTATCGCTGCCCTCGTCTACATTCTCACCTCCTGCTCAG TGTTCCTGTCCTTTTTCGGGATTGCCAGCATCGGCCTCAGCTGCTTGGTGGCTCTCTTCCTGTACCATGTGGTCTTTGGAATCCAGTACCTGGGCATCCTCAACGGGGTGGCTGCTTTTGTGATAGTGGGCATTG GTGTGGACGATGTCTTTGTATTCATCAACACCTACCGCCAGGCCACCCACCTGGAAGACCCACAGCTGCGGATGATCCACACCATCCAGACAGCAGGCAAGGCCACCTTCTTCACCTCCCTGACCACGGCCGCTGCCTACGCAGCTAATGTCTTCTCCCAG ATCCCGGCCGTCCATGACTTTGGCCTGTTCATGTCTCTCATCGTGTCCTGCTGCTGGCTGGCTGTGCTGTTCACCATGCCTGCTGCCCTGGGCATCTGGAGCCTTTACATGGCACCGCTGGAGAGTGCCTGCCAGACCAG CTGCCACCAGAAGTGTGGCCGCAAGAGCTCCCTGCACCTCCCCGGGGACGTGTTTGCCGCCCCCGAGCGGGCTGGGGGcagccccacccagggccccatgCCCTACCTCGATGATGACATCCCCTTGCTGAATGTGGAGGAGGAGCCAG TGTCGCTGGAGCTGGGAGACGTGTCCCTGGTGTCTGTGCCCCCGGAGAGCCTACAGCCAGCACCCGACAGGGGCAGCCGGGGCCAGCTCATTGCCCAGCTGCAGGAGTTGCTGTACCACTGGGCTCTGTGGTCAGCCGTCAAGAGCCGCTGGGTGATCGTGG GGCTCTTTGTCTCCGTCCTCATCCTGTCCCTGGTGTTTGCCAGCCGGCTCCGCCCCGCCAGCCGGGCCCCCCTGCTCTTCCGGCCCGATACCAACATCCAGGTGCTGCTGGATCTCAAGTACAACCTGAGCGCTGAGGGCATATCGTGCATCACCTGTTCAG gtctgTTCCAGGAGAAGCCCCACAGCCTGCAGAACAACATCCGGACGTCCCTGGAGAAGAAGAAGCGGGGCTCAGGGGTCTCCTGGGCCAGCCGGCCTGAGGCCACCCCACAGG ACTCCCCAGGCACCGTGTATGTCTCCAAGGTGAAGAGTAAGGGTCACCCGGCCGTGTACAGGTTCTCCCTCAACGCCAGCCTGCCTGCCCCTTGGCAGATCGTGTCCCCCGGGGACGGGGAGGTGCCCTCCTTTCAG GTGTATAGAGCGCCTTTGGGTAACTTCACCAAGAAGCTGACCGCTTGTATGTCTACAGTAGGGCTGCTCCAGGCGGCGAGCCCCTCCCGCAAGTGGATGGTGACAACCTTGGCCTGTGACGCCAAGCGGGGCTGGAAGTTTGACTTCAGCTTCTACGCGGCCGCCAAAGAGCAGCAGCACACCCG GAAAGTGTACTTTGCTCAGTCCCACAAGCCCCCTTTCCACGGGCGTGTGTGCGCCGCGCCTCCGGGCTGCTTGCTCAGCTCCAGCCCCGACGGCCCCACCAAAGGCTTCTTCTATGTGCCCAGTGAGAAAG TGCCCAAGGCCCGCCTCTCGGCCACCTTCGGCTTCAACCCCTGCGTGAACACCGGCTGCGGGAAGCCAGCCGTGCGGCCGCTGGTGGACACCGGGGCCATGGTCTTCGTGGTCTTTGGCATTATTGGCATCAACCGCACGCGGCAGGTGGACAACCATGTCATCGGAGACCCG GGCAGTGTCATCTATGACAGCAGCTTTGATCTCTTCAAAGAAATTGGGCACCTGTGTCGCCTCTGCAAGGCCATCGCGGGGAACTCGGAGCTGGTGAAGCCAGGCGGGGCCCAGTGCCTTCCCTCAG GCTACAGCACCTCCTCCGTCCTGCAGATGCTGCACCCTGAGTGCAAGGAGCTGCCGGAGCCCAACCTGCTCCCGGGGCAGCTGTCCCACGGGGCGGTGGGCGTCAAGGAAGGCCGAGTGCAGTGGATCTCCATGGCCTTTGAGTCG ACCACGTACAAGGGCAAGTCCTCCTTCCAGACATACTCCGACTACCTGCGCTGGGAGAGCTTCCTACAGCAGCAGCTGCAGACGTTCCCTGAGGGCTCAGCCCTGCGCCGAGGCTTCCAGACTTGCGAGCACTGGAAACAGATCTTCATGGAGATCATAG GGGTGCAGAGCGCCCTGTACGGCCTGGCCCTGTCCTTGCTCATCTGTGTGGCCGCCGTGGCCGTGTTCACCACCCACGTGCTCCTCCTGCTGCCTGTGCTCCTGAGCATCTTGG GCATCGTCTGCCTTGTGGTGACCATTATGTACTGGAGCGGCTGGGAGATGGGTGCCGTGGAGGCCATCTCCCTGTCCATCCTCGTCGGCTCCTCCGTGGATTACTGCGTCCATCTGGTTGAGGGCTACCTGCTGGCCGGAGAGAACCTGCCCCCGCACCAGGCTGAG GACGCCCACTCACAGCGCCAATGGAGGACACTGGAGGCCGTGCGGCACGTGGGAGTGGCCATCGTCTCCAGCGCCCTCACCACGGTCATCGCCACGGTGCCCCTCTTCTTCTGCATCATCGCCCCGTTTGCCAAGTTCGGCAAGATCGTCGCGCTCAACACAGGTGTCTCCATCCTCTACACGCTCACGGTCAGCACGGCCCTGCTTGGCATCATGGCCCCCGGCTCCTTCACCCGGACCAGGACTTCCTTCCTCAAAGCCCTGGGCGCTGTGCTCCTGGCgggggccctggggctggccGCCTGCCTCATGCTCCTCCGGAGTGGCTATAAGATCCCCCTGCCCACTGGGACCTCCCTATAG